In one window of Candidatus Scalindua sp. DNA:
- a CDS encoding NADH-quinone oxidoreductase subunit H — MVTILIWTIQLLLVPALSPLLIGVVRKMKARLQNRKGADIFQPYRDLWKLMHKDEVISEDASWVFRTAPYIIFGITMIVGASIPLFTTLIPDILLHDFLVIVYLLAIGTFFLALAGLDTGNAFGGFGSSREMVVAALAEGGFIFSFLVLALLSNSTNLFSIAEHVETLRLHSNVEFVSIGFAFFGFFIVLLAETGRYPFDNPSTHLELTMIHEAMILEYSGKRLALVEWAAANKFMIFLALGVNLFFPWGMANSSDFTDIIVSLALFLSKMLGFCLTIATLESRVAKIRFFRIPDILFTSFILCVIAIVIII, encoded by the coding sequence ATGGTTACCATACTTATCTGGACAATTCAGTTATTGCTTGTTCCTGCACTTTCACCGCTTCTTATCGGTGTGGTTAGAAAGATGAAGGCCAGACTGCAGAATCGAAAAGGGGCAGATATTTTTCAGCCTTACAGAGATCTCTGGAAACTGATGCACAAGGATGAAGTCATCAGCGAAGATGCTTCCTGGGTTTTTCGTACTGCCCCTTATATTATTTTCGGGATTACCATGATTGTCGGCGCCAGTATCCCACTGTTTACGACACTGATCCCGGATATCCTATTACATGATTTTCTTGTAATTGTGTACCTTCTTGCGATAGGAACTTTTTTTCTGGCTCTTGCAGGCCTTGACACAGGGAATGCCTTTGGAGGTTTTGGATCGAGTCGAGAAATGGTTGTGGCCGCTTTAGCAGAAGGAGGCTTTATCTTCTCTTTTCTCGTACTCGCCTTACTATCAAATTCCACAAATCTGTTTTCCATAGCAGAACATGTAGAAACTTTGCGCTTACACTCAAATGTTGAATTTGTGTCAATTGGTTTTGCTTTCTTCGGTTTTTTTATTGTCCTTCTTGCTGAAACCGGGCGTTACCCATTTGATAATCCCTCCACACACCTGGAACTTACGATGATTCACGAAGCAATGATTCTGGAGTACTCTGGCAAAAGACTTGCCCTTGTTGAATGGGCCGCTGCCAACAAATTCATGATTTTTCTCGCACTGGGTGTGAACCTGTTTTTCCCCTGGGGTATGGCGAATTCATCAGATTTCACCGATATCATTGTTTCCCTCGCCTTGTTTCTATCAAAGATGCTGGGTTTTTGCCTTACGATTGCAACGCTTGAATCACGGGTTGCCAAGATCAGATTTTTTAGAATACCAGACATTTTATTTACCTCTTTTATCCTTTGTGTGATTGCCATTGTAATAATTATTTAG
- a CDS encoding CBS domain-containing protein: MITVNQMLNDKKDGVFTVTPEDTLHHALKVMADKNIGAVVVVKQGKIVGMFSERDFVRNAVADRKISIDMKVSQLMTTVVCYVRPEQAIDECMALMTEKRTRHLPVLDGEKLIGIISIGDVLKHTIAEKEFTIQNLETFISGGL, encoded by the coding sequence ATGATTACGGTAAACCAAATGCTGAATGACAAAAAGGATGGGGTTTTTACTGTTACACCTGAGGACACTTTACATCATGCATTGAAAGTTATGGCAGATAAAAACATTGGAGCGGTGGTTGTAGTCAAACAGGGGAAAATCGTTGGAATGTTTTCAGAACGAGATTTTGTGCGAAATGCCGTAGCCGACAGGAAGATATCAATTGATATGAAGGTAAGTCAATTAATGACGACTGTGGTGTGCTATGTACGCCCGGAACAGGCAATAGATGAGTGCATGGCCTTGATGACAGAGAAACGTACTCGTCATTTGCCAGTACTGGACGGAGAGAAGCTGATTGGTATTATCAGCATTGGAGATGTATTAAAGCACACCATAGCTGAAAAAGAGTTTACAATTCAGAATCTTGAAACTTTTATTTCAGGAGGTCTTTAA
- the hyfB gene encoding hydrogenase 4 subunit B → MLLSFATGAAGSLLFMKDDTRSNLWANISAIIGSTFGIISSLIVLVSGSGFSCNLKSSFPLLSFSIQVDCLCAFFLFLISVISLLCSLYAIGYTRQYYKHYNIGSLGFFYNTFLTGMVFVVSAHNGLFFLVVWEVMSLSSYFLVIFEHKEEKNIAAGSLYFVMTHIGTAFIILAFLLLYKSTGSLDFTIIKDSIGEISPVTKNAVFILALIGFGTKAGIIPLHTWLPSAHPAAPSHVSALMSGVMIKTAIYMLIRIFMEFMPDTPLWWGVVILFVGSISSLFGVLYALSENDLKRLLAFSSIENIGIILLGLGASLVFLALGMKPYAMMALIASLFHTLNHATFKALLFLGAGSVISKTGTRNIEEYGGIIKFLPYTAFFFLIGSMAISALPPFNGFFSEWLTFQSLFSGIKTTHIFIKLIFISAAGSLALTGGLAAACFVRAFGLVFLARPRSERTICAKESSVSLLSGMGVLAALTLLFGFFSGYISALLSKVTKSIVVFQGSEPAVSSNFETVRLQDGTATVSMPGILISLVLALLAITVFVYFLTRRQKVKKGITWDCGTPFTGRMEITATGFSRSLVTIFKGILKPTKQTDIEYHDSNLKYFTKFNITTLGTGHDIYNEYLYAPLNKLITRIAKYLSVIQSGNINAYVLYIIIALITLILLLVV, encoded by the coding sequence ATGCTGTTATCTTTTGCAACCGGAGCAGCAGGCTCACTCCTCTTCATGAAAGATGACACACGTTCAAACTTGTGGGCTAATATCTCCGCAATTATTGGATCGACGTTCGGTATCATTTCTTCGCTGATCGTCCTGGTATCAGGGAGCGGCTTTTCCTGTAACCTGAAATCATCGTTCCCTCTTCTTTCCTTTTCAATACAGGTAGACTGCCTCTGCGCTTTTTTCCTCTTCCTCATCTCAGTAATCTCCCTTTTGTGCTCTCTGTACGCAATAGGGTACACCAGACAGTACTATAAACACTACAATATCGGTTCGCTGGGATTTTTCTATAACACTTTTCTTACCGGCATGGTATTTGTGGTTTCTGCGCACAACGGGCTGTTTTTTCTTGTGGTCTGGGAAGTAATGTCTCTCTCATCTTATTTCCTTGTTATTTTTGAACACAAAGAAGAAAAAAATATTGCGGCGGGATCGTTATATTTTGTTATGACGCATATTGGCACGGCCTTTATCATACTTGCGTTTCTGCTTCTTTACAAATCAACAGGTTCTCTCGATTTTACCATAATAAAAGACAGCATCGGTGAAATCTCACCTGTTACAAAAAATGCGGTCTTTATCCTTGCACTTATCGGGTTCGGGACAAAGGCGGGTATCATTCCGCTTCATACGTGGCTCCCAAGTGCTCACCCTGCGGCACCCTCACATGTTTCCGCTTTAATGTCAGGGGTCATGATCAAGACAGCCATCTACATGTTAATCAGGATCTTTATGGAATTTATGCCTGATACACCTTTATGGTGGGGAGTTGTAATTCTCTTTGTCGGTTCTATATCTTCCCTCTTTGGCGTTCTCTATGCACTCTCGGAAAATGATCTTAAAAGATTACTGGCATTCAGCAGCATTGAAAACATAGGCATTATTTTGCTCGGGCTTGGTGCTTCGCTGGTTTTCCTGGCCCTGGGTATGAAGCCATATGCAATGATGGCACTGATAGCGTCTTTATTTCACACCCTAAACCATGCAACATTCAAGGCTTTACTCTTTTTGGGGGCAGGCTCAGTTATATCGAAAACAGGCACGCGTAATATCGAAGAATATGGCGGTATCATAAAATTTTTACCGTATACCGCATTTTTCTTTTTAATAGGTTCGATGGCAATTTCAGCACTCCCTCCGTTTAATGGTTTTTTCAGTGAATGGCTTACGTTTCAATCACTTTTCTCCGGAATTAAAACTACGCATATTTTTATCAAATTGATCTTTATCTCTGCGGCAGGTTCGCTGGCGTTAACGGGTGGCCTTGCCGCTGCCTGTTTTGTAAGGGCATTTGGTCTTGTATTCCTGGCACGTCCCAGGAGCGAGAGAACAATTTGTGCAAAAGAATCTTCAGTTTCATTACTGTCTGGTATGGGGGTTCTTGCAGCACTCACATTGCTGTTTGGGTTTTTTTCAGGATATATTTCAGCACTACTTTCAAAGGTTACAAAGAGTATTGTTGTTTTTCAGGGATCAGAACCAGCGGTTTCATCAAATTTTGAAACTGTCAGATTGCAGGATGGAACAGCCACCGTTTCCATGCCCGGCATCCTCATCTCCCTGGTCCTTGCTCTTCTGGCCATAACCGTTTTTGTCTATTTCCTGACACGCAGGCAAAAGGTTAAAAAGGGTATCACCTGGGATTGCGGAACACCTTTTACCGGAAGGATGGAGATAACGGCTACAGGCTTTTCGAGGTCATTGGTAACGATATTCAAGGGTATCCTGAAACCAACCAAACAAACTGATATTGAATACCATGATTCGAACCTTAAATATTTCACAAAATTTAACATAACGACACTGGGAACAGGGCACGACATTTACAATGAATATTTATATGCTCCTTTAAACAAATTAATCACCAGGATTGCGAAATATCTCAGCGTGATTCAAAGCGGAAACATAAACGCTTATGTACTCTATATTATCATTGCCTTAATTACCCTGATACTACTCTTGGTAGTTTAA
- the nuoB gene encoding NADH-quinone oxidoreductase subunit NuoB — protein MDIFLKLFSTPKTLIRRHSLIGDSGVLTIGKKIEKKVNRLFSGSLAIREIDTGSTNACEQEITALTNTFYDIERFGVHFVASPRHADMLMVTGPVTRNMREALVKTYEATPEPKIVVAVGDDAINGGIFRGSYAVLDGVDRVIPVNYYIHGDPPSPMKILLSLLNILEIIESKS, from the coding sequence ATGGATATATTTTTGAAACTCTTTTCTACACCGAAAACGCTTATTCGACGTCATTCATTAATCGGTGATTCAGGGGTCTTAACTATCGGAAAAAAGATAGAAAAGAAAGTGAATCGGCTGTTTTCCGGTTCCCTTGCCATCAGAGAAATTGATACAGGTTCAACAAATGCATGTGAACAGGAGATTACCGCTCTTACCAATACATTTTATGATATTGAGCGGTTTGGTGTCCATTTTGTTGCATCTCCCCGGCACGCCGACATGCTCATGGTTACCGGTCCGGTAACCAGAAACATGCGTGAAGCCCTGGTAAAAACGTATGAGGCAACCCCGGAACCGAAGATAGTTGTTGCGGTTGGCGATGACGCTATTAATGGCGGAATCTTCAGAGGGTCGTATGCAGTCCTGGACGGAGTTGACAGGGTTATACCGGTAAATTACTACATACACGGAGACCCGCCTTCACCAATGAAAATCCTTCTCTCCCTTTTAAATATCCTTGAAATTATAGAGAGTAAATCCTGA
- a CDS encoding Lrp/AsnC family transcriptional regulator, whose translation MKLTKNEIHVLKLLVQNPLSTNQAISNKLEITSQGVGKIRKQLTEKGFIKNQKLSLDYEKLGVNIHTIALIKILPSVFKNFKNNELDKVLKPNNAIRCYAIPETDITHIIIYAFRNIKEYDSYFRNILEEFGDYVEIKHSFVLSSGSILKSSSKQMLLEVLDSWEFNKKRIYRRNKDEYETGDMLDNRKNRL comes from the coding sequence ATGAAACTCACAAAGAACGAGATTCATGTACTTAAGCTGCTAGTCCAGAATCCACTAAGTACAAACCAGGCAATATCAAACAAGCTTGAGATAACCTCCCAGGGTGTCGGCAAGATACGGAAGCAGCTCACAGAGAAAGGGTTTATAAAAAACCAGAAATTAAGCCTGGATTATGAAAAATTAGGCGTAAACATACATACAATTGCTTTGATAAAGATATTACCCAGTGTTTTTAAAAATTTCAAGAACAACGAATTAGATAAGGTTTTAAAGCCGAATAATGCTATCAGATGTTATGCAATACCTGAGACAGACATAACCCACATAATAATTTATGCTTTCAGGAATATTAAGGAATATGACTCATATTTCAGAAATATTTTAGAGGAATTCGGGGACTATGTGGAGATCAAACACTCCTTTGTCCTTTCATCAGGGAGCATACTGAAATCGTCATCCAAACAGATGCTTCTGGAAGTACTCGATAGCTGGGAATTTAATAAAAAAAGAATCTACCGTCGAAACAAAGATGAATACGAAACAGGAGATATGCTGGATAACAGGAAAAATCGCTTATAA
- a CDS encoding ArsB/NhaD family transporter — translation MYGVWFPIVVFIAVYIVISLEIINKAVAVLLGVMVLLVFRVVDEDTAIGFIDFETIMLLLGMMAIVAVLKRSMLFLFVSVKIAELTQGSPLKILILFSIVTAFLSAFLDNVTTVLIVIPIVIQLTAGMGLDPKLYVISQAVISNIGGTVTLIGDPPNIIIGSKVGLTFNQFIFNLAIPVFIAMCATLLFIWITHKEKFKPINTNLTRLFSVQLLLEKIRNEFLNMKIDKMFVCKSLACLTIVIGLFVTQTITRITPGVASIFVAMLLFVTSKVDVGKILEDIEWTTLLFFAGLFALVGVLESKGVIEWLAHNVFLRMGNNPYLTVLMVLWVSGIVSGFLDNVPFTIAMIPVVNLMQESNPVPNNILWWALVLGACFGGNLTVVGASANIVTVGIAKKLRHTVSFFEFMRSSALIALITLVISSIYLSIYLWLSL, via the coding sequence ATGTACGGAGTATGGTTCCCGATAGTTGTTTTTATAGCCGTTTACATTGTTATCAGCCTTGAAATAATCAATAAAGCCGTTGCCGTACTGCTTGGAGTCATGGTACTGCTGGTATTTCGAGTGGTCGATGAAGATACGGCCATTGGTTTTATTGATTTTGAAACTATCATGCTGCTGCTGGGGATGATGGCTATCGTTGCCGTTCTCAAAAGATCCATGCTCTTTTTATTTGTGTCGGTAAAAATTGCTGAGCTTACCCAGGGCAGCCCACTGAAGATACTGATCCTGTTTTCCATTGTTACCGCCTTTTTGTCGGCATTCCTTGATAACGTTACTACGGTACTTATTGTTATTCCCATAGTTATCCAATTAACGGCCGGTATGGGATTAGATCCGAAATTATACGTCATCAGCCAGGCGGTTATTTCAAATATCGGGGGTACAGTGACGCTGATCGGAGATCCACCCAATATAATTATTGGTTCCAAAGTCGGGTTGACTTTTAATCAATTTATATTTAACCTTGCCATTCCGGTCTTTATTGCCATGTGTGCTACACTACTATTTATCTGGATAACCCACAAAGAGAAATTTAAACCCATTAACACAAACCTTACCAGATTATTCTCTGTTCAATTACTCCTTGAAAAAATCCGAAATGAATTTTTGAACATGAAGATTGATAAGATGTTTGTCTGCAAGAGCCTTGCCTGTCTCACGATAGTAATCGGTCTGTTTGTTACTCAAACCATAACCCGAATAACACCCGGTGTTGCGTCTATTTTTGTAGCCATGCTACTCTTTGTAACTTCAAAGGTCGATGTCGGGAAAATACTGGAAGATATTGAATGGACTACCCTTCTTTTTTTTGCAGGTCTCTTTGCTCTGGTTGGTGTACTGGAATCAAAAGGGGTGATTGAGTGGCTGGCACATAATGTGTTCCTTCGCATGGGAAACAATCCCTACCTCACGGTCTTAATGGTATTATGGGTGTCGGGTATAGTCTCCGGTTTCTTGGATAATGTTCCTTTTACCATTGCCATGATACCTGTTGTTAACCTCATGCAGGAATCAAATCCCGTTCCCAATAATATTCTCTGGTGGGCGTTAGTCCTTGGGGCCTGTTTTGGAGGTAACCTGACCGTAGTCGGTGCCTCGGCTAATATAGTTACCGTAGGCATTGCAAAAAAATTGAGGCATACTGTCAGCTTCTTTGAATTTATGAGATCAAGCGCTCTGATTGCATTGATAACATTGGTAATTTCTTCGATCTATCTTTCCATTTATTTGTGGTTGTCATTATGA
- the glgP gene encoding alpha-glucan family phosphorylase, with product MSKQTRSCHPIYSHLPTEIKGVSSLVELALDMRWSWNHATDKVWRQLDPELWEITHNPWVVLQTVSREQIKRVLVEPAFHKNVEDLVRASRDAAEEPAWFQQTYPQSPLNCVAYFSMEFMLSEALPIYSGGLGNVAGDQLKAASDLGVPVIGMGLLYQQGYFRQAIDKDGAQQALFPYNDPGQLPITPLRKPNGEWLRLEVVLPGYSVWLRAWQVQVGCVKLYLLDSNDAANYPAHRGITSQLYGGGPELRLQQEMLLGIGGWRLLSALGIKPEVCHLNEGHAAFAVLERASSFMKENSQSFDVALTVTRAGNLFTTHTAVAAGFDRFDPALIEQYLGVYAEQKLGIPLHDLLALGRRNPNDPSELFNMAYLAIRGSGAVNGVSRLHGKVSQHLFEPLFRHWPVDEIPVGNVTNGVHMPSWDSAAADDLWTEACGKDRWLGMTETMERDILRIPDNRLWQFRIAASKSLVEYARERLSRQLAASGAPPDEIDGAKHLFCSDALTLGFARRFATYKRPNLLLHDPQRLLRLLTNPECPVQLIIAGKAHPADIAGQDLIRQWMRFIYQPEARPHVIFLSDYDMYLTSQLVQGVDVWLNTPRRPWEACGTSGMKVLVNGGINLSVLDGWWAEAYTPEVGWALGDGKEHDNDPAWDAIEAEALYDLLEHEVIPEFYARDEHGIPSAWLTRMRESMARLTPRFSTNRAVCEYTEQYYLPAASAYLARAVDKGKIGGDIVNWRRTLDQKWDALRFGEVKVETRGEKHLFEVQLYLDDLDPKEVQVEIYADGVMGSDPVRQVMNRIRQLDGTCGDYVYGAAVSAFRPPADYTARVIPRCSDATIPLEAAQILWQR from the coding sequence ATGAGCAAACAAACACGTTCCTGCCACCCGATATACAGTCATCTGCCCACAGAAATCAAGGGAGTCTCTTCTCTGGTAGAACTAGCCTTGGATATGCGCTGGTCGTGGAATCATGCTACCGACAAAGTGTGGCGGCAGCTTGATCCCGAACTGTGGGAAATCACGCATAACCCCTGGGTTGTCCTGCAGACGGTCTCGCGTGAACAGATCAAGCGTGTATTGGTCGAACCCGCTTTCCATAAAAACGTTGAAGATTTGGTGCGAGCCAGTCGGGATGCTGCGGAAGAGCCAGCGTGGTTTCAGCAAACTTACCCGCAATCTCCGCTGAACTGTGTTGCGTATTTCAGCATGGAATTCATGTTGAGCGAAGCGTTGCCCATCTACTCGGGTGGACTGGGTAACGTGGCAGGAGATCAACTCAAAGCTGCCAGTGATTTGGGTGTACCGGTGATCGGCATGGGACTGCTCTACCAGCAAGGCTATTTTCGCCAGGCGATCGACAAGGATGGCGCGCAGCAAGCCCTCTTTCCGTATAACGATCCGGGACAATTACCGATTACTCCCTTGCGTAAGCCGAATGGAGAGTGGTTGCGATTAGAGGTCGTGTTGCCCGGTTACTCGGTCTGGCTACGCGCCTGGCAGGTTCAGGTCGGCTGCGTGAAACTGTATCTGCTGGATAGCAACGACGCAGCAAATTACCCTGCGCATCGAGGTATTACCAGCCAGCTGTACGGAGGTGGGCCGGAGTTGCGCCTTCAACAGGAAATGCTGCTCGGTATTGGTGGATGGCGACTGCTTTCGGCGCTCGGCATCAAGCCGGAAGTCTGCCACTTGAATGAAGGGCATGCAGCCTTTGCCGTGTTGGAACGCGCCAGCAGTTTCATGAAGGAGAACTCACAGTCCTTCGATGTGGCGCTGACCGTCACGCGAGCGGGGAATCTTTTCACCACCCACACGGCAGTGGCCGCAGGTTTTGACCGTTTTGATCCTGCCCTCATCGAGCAATACCTCGGTGTGTATGCCGAGCAGAAGCTCGGCATACCACTTCACGACCTGCTCGCTCTGGGCCGCCGGAATCCTAACGACCCTTCGGAACTTTTCAATATGGCTTATCTGGCGATTCGCGGGAGCGGGGCAGTGAATGGCGTGAGTCGCTTGCATGGCAAGGTGAGCCAACATCTGTTTGAGCCACTCTTTCGTCACTGGCCGGTGGACGAAATACCGGTCGGAAATGTGACCAACGGAGTTCATATGCCAAGCTGGGACTCGGCGGCAGCCGACGATCTCTGGACAGAGGCCTGCGGAAAAGACCGCTGGCTCGGGATGACGGAAACCATGGAGCGGGATATTCTTCGAATCCCTGACAACAGGCTCTGGCAATTTCGAATCGCCGCCAGCAAGTCCCTCGTTGAATACGCCCGCGAACGATTGTCAAGGCAACTGGCAGCCTCAGGCGCGCCACCCGATGAGATTGATGGAGCGAAGCATCTGTTTTGTTCCGATGCATTGACACTGGGCTTTGCGCGCCGCTTTGCGACTTACAAAAGGCCGAATCTGCTGCTGCACGACCCGCAGCGACTGCTTCGCTTGTTGACTAATCCAGAGTGTCCGGTGCAACTCATTATCGCCGGCAAGGCCCATCCGGCAGATATTGCAGGACAGGACCTGATTCGGCAATGGATGCGTTTCATCTATCAGCCGGAGGCACGTCCCCATGTGATCTTCCTCAGTGACTATGATATGTATTTGACCTCGCAGCTGGTTCAGGGAGTGGATGTCTGGCTCAACACACCACGACGCCCCTGGGAAGCGTGCGGAACGAGCGGCATGAAGGTGCTGGTTAACGGCGGCATCAACCTCTCTGTATTGGACGGCTGGTGGGCGGAAGCCTATACGCCGGAAGTAGGGTGGGCGTTGGGGGATGGCAAGGAACATGATAACGATCCGGCATGGGATGCTATCGAAGCTGAAGCCCTCTATGATCTGCTCGAACACGAGGTTATCCCTGAGTTCTATGCCCGTGATGAACACGGTATCCCCAGCGCCTGGTTGACCCGGATGCGAGAAAGCATGGCGCGATTGACGCCACGATTTTCCACAAACCGCGCGGTGTGTGAATACACTGAGCAATACTACCTCCCGGCGGCCTCAGCCTACCTTGCGCGGGCTGTTGATAAAGGTAAAATCGGCGGAGATATAGTTAATTGGCGGCGCACTCTGGATCAAAAATGGGACGCATTGCGCTTCGGAGAAGTGAAAGTTGAGACTCGCGGGGAGAAGCATCTGTTTGAAGTCCAGTTGTATCTCGACGATCTCGATCCCAAGGAGGTTCAGGTAGAGATTTACGCCGATGGTGTCATGGGCAGCGATCCCGTGCGGCAGGTGATGAATCGCATTCGCCAACTGGACGGCACGTGTGGCGACTACGTTTACGGTGCAGCTGTGTCTGCGTTCCGCCCTCCAGCTGACTATACGGCGCGAGTGATACCGCGCTGTTCAGACGCTACGATCCCTCTCGAAGCCGCACAAATCCTGTGGCAGCGATGA
- a CDS encoding SulP family inorganic anion transporter, whose translation MSDLKADLQVPKSGFAGLKQNFKQDIISGFLVFLIALPLCLGISLACGYPAIAGIFTAIIGAILATVISNSELTIKGPAAGLIVIAIGAITEFGFTGGKDPASDLQAYKLVLGIGVAAGCIQILFGLFRIGSLSDFFPLSVVHGMLAAIGIIIILKQFPIAMGGRAAGAPLDLLLSIPAKIIHMNPKIAAIGIGSLGIMFGIPLIKNKYIKMAPTPMLVLIFAVPLGLYFGLSHEHTYFFEGREYKVGDEFLVNVPGNMFKAMTYPDFSALKTVSGWKWVIMFSLIGSLESLLSANAIDLLDPWKRKTNMNRDMLAVGIGNTVSAFIGGLPMISEIVRSKANIDNGARSRFSDLYHGLFLLLFVALAPFLLHKIPLAALAAMLVYTGFQLTAPRKFTLVKRIGREQLIMFVVTVIAVLATDLVIGIAIGIGTKFIFHIINGVPIRSLFTSYLELRELDNETCFIRVKESAVFSNWIPIKKQIERFGLIRNKNLILDLTDTAMVDHSVMEKLHEMKDTFSQNNLMLEIVGLGGRQSLSSHPLSTRRKVVELIKRILVFTDSVLQPLLEQELNYHGVKDFTTIGCGGAGVVTSQRLRIEIITPPDKAKHLLDFIRGEILPKYAEKYSVKAFTENVEVILPDEPYVTKLSHNSLSNQTITIMR comes from the coding sequence ATGTCAGACCTAAAAGCGGATTTGCAAGTTCCAAAGAGTGGCTTTGCGGGTCTAAAACAAAACTTTAAGCAAGACATTATTTCCGGTTTCCTGGTTTTCCTTATTGCGCTCCCATTATGTCTCGGGATATCCCTTGCCTGCGGTTACCCGGCAATAGCGGGCATATTTACGGCAATTATTGGCGCTATACTTGCCACCGTTATCAGCAACTCCGAACTGACGATCAAGGGGCCGGCTGCCGGACTTATTGTAATTGCCATCGGAGCGATAACTGAATTTGGATTTACCGGAGGTAAAGATCCGGCATCTGATTTACAGGCATACAAGCTCGTCCTCGGAATCGGTGTTGCCGCTGGCTGCATCCAGATTCTTTTCGGTCTGTTTCGTATCGGATCTCTTAGTGATTTCTTTCCCCTGTCAGTAGTGCACGGGATGCTGGCTGCTATCGGCATAATCATCATACTCAAACAATTTCCTATCGCAATGGGTGGCCGGGCCGCGGGAGCTCCTCTTGATCTGCTCTTATCAATTCCTGCAAAGATCATACACATGAATCCGAAAATTGCTGCAATAGGTATAGGAAGCCTGGGAATTATGTTCGGAATACCGCTCATCAAGAACAAATACATCAAGATGGCACCTACTCCCATGTTAGTGCTGATATTTGCCGTACCGTTAGGATTGTATTTTGGCTTATCCCATGAGCACACATATTTTTTTGAAGGTCGCGAATACAAGGTTGGGGATGAGTTTCTGGTTAACGTTCCGGGAAATATGTTCAAGGCAATGACCTATCCTGACTTTTCTGCGTTAAAGACGGTCTCGGGGTGGAAATGGGTGATCATGTTCTCCCTGATCGGCAGCCTGGAGTCCCTGCTCAGTGCAAATGCCATTGATCTGCTGGACCCCTGGAAACGGAAGACCAATATGAATCGGGACATGCTTGCTGTCGGGATCGGGAATACCGTTTCCGCGTTTATTGGAGGCCTTCCCATGATTTCTGAGATTGTGCGGAGCAAGGCAAATATTGACAATGGCGCACGAAGCCGTTTCTCAGATCTGTACCATGGGCTTTTTCTGCTTCTTTTTGTGGCATTAGCACCATTCTTGCTCCATAAGATACCGCTTGCCGCCCTGGCGGCAATGCTCGTATACACCGGTTTTCAATTGACTGCACCACGAAAGTTTACTCTCGTTAAACGGATCGGGAGAGAGCAGTTAATCATGTTTGTGGTTACCGTTATAGCTGTACTGGCGACGGACCTGGTTATCGGTATTGCTATCGGGATAGGAACAAAATTTATTTTTCATATTATTAATGGCGTTCCGATACGTTCCCTCTTTACGTCCTATCTTGAACTCAGAGAGTTAGACAATGAAACCTGCTTCATTAGAGTTAAAGAGTCGGCTGTCTTCAGTAACTGGATTCCGATCAAGAAACAGATAGAGCGTTTTGGATTAATTCGAAACAAAAACCTGATATTAGACTTGACAGATACCGCTATGGTTGACCACAGTGTGATGGAAAAACTTCACGAAATGAAAGATACGTTCAGTCAGAACAACCTCATGCTGGAAATTGTTGGGTTGGGGGGTCGCCAGTCTCTGTCCAGCCACCCTCTTTCGACACGCAGAAAGGTAGTTGAGTTAATAAAACGTATTTTGGTCTTTACCGATTCAGTCCTTCAGCCTCTGCTTGAACAGGAATTAAACTACCATGGGGTAAAAGACTTCACAACTATCGGGTGTGGTGGTGCCGGAGTAGTAACCAGTCAGCGATTGCGTATAGAGATCATAACCCCGCCCGACAAAGCCAAACACCTTCTGGATTTTATTCGCGGTGAGATCTTACCAAAATATGCGGAAAAATATTCAGTAAAAGCGTTTACTGAAAATGTGGAAGTAATCCTTCCCGATGAACCATATGTCACAAAATTAAGTCATAACTCTTTATCAAATCAAACCATAACCATTATGAGATGA